In Kitasatospora viridis, the following are encoded in one genomic region:
- a CDS encoding mannitol dehydrogenase family protein yields MLHLGLGNFFRAHQAWYTDRARDADQWGIAAFTGRRPDLADALSGQDGLYTLVTRSADGDRFDTISSVSAAHPGSDHEAWLGYWRLPELAVVTLTVTEAGYTRGTDGGLDTDRPDVRADLAALRSAPSAPVRTAPARLLAGLAARRACGGGPVAIVPCDNLPGNGSVVERVLRELARHTSRPELIEAVDAGASFVTTMVDRITPAGTDQDRADTAAATGRPDTAPVVTEPFSEWVLSGDFPAGRPCWQDARARFVDDVTPYEERKLWLLNGAHSLLAYTGALRGRVTVADAVADPVCRGWLVDWWQEASRHLSLPAIELAGYQAALLERFSNPRIRHALSQIAADGSQKLPVRVLPVLRRERARGEVPQGAARILAAWVCHLRGLGTPVQDAAAARVLPLAQGPLPEAVRAVLAFLDPELAHDQALVDAVLAHAEAVAT; encoded by the coding sequence ATGCTGCACCTGGGGCTCGGCAACTTCTTCCGCGCCCACCAGGCCTGGTACACCGACCGCGCCCGGGACGCGGACCAGTGGGGCATCGCCGCCTTCACCGGCCGCCGACCGGACCTCGCTGACGCCCTGTCAGGCCAGGACGGCCTGTACACACTGGTCACCCGCTCCGCCGACGGCGACCGCTTCGACACGATATCCAGCGTCAGCGCGGCCCACCCCGGCAGCGACCACGAAGCCTGGCTGGGCTACTGGCGCCTACCCGAGCTGGCCGTGGTCACGCTGACCGTCACCGAGGCCGGCTACACCCGTGGCACCGACGGCGGCCTCGACACCGACCGACCCGACGTCCGCGCGGACCTCGCCGCGCTGCGGTCCGCGCCCTCCGCCCCCGTGCGCACCGCCCCCGCACGGCTGCTCGCGGGCCTGGCCGCCCGACGCGCGTGCGGTGGCGGCCCGGTCGCGATCGTCCCCTGCGACAACCTTCCCGGGAACGGGTCCGTGGTGGAACGCGTGCTCCGCGAGCTGGCCCGCCACACGAGCCGCCCCGAGCTCATCGAGGCGGTCGATGCCGGCGCTTCGTTCGTCACCACGATGGTCGACCGGATCACTCCTGCCGGCACCGACCAGGACCGCGCCGACACCGCCGCCGCGACCGGGCGCCCCGACACCGCCCCCGTCGTCACCGAACCCTTCAGCGAGTGGGTTCTCAGCGGTGACTTCCCGGCCGGACGGCCCTGCTGGCAGGACGCACGGGCCCGGTTCGTCGACGACGTCACGCCGTACGAGGAACGCAAGCTGTGGCTGCTCAACGGCGCCCACTCCCTCCTCGCCTACACCGGTGCCCTCCGAGGCCGTGTGACGGTGGCCGACGCCGTCGCCGACCCCGTCTGCCGCGGGTGGTTGGTGGACTGGTGGCAAGAAGCCTCCCGGCACCTCAGCCTCCCGGCCATCGAACTGGCGGGCTATCAAGCCGCCCTGCTGGAGCGCTTTTCCAACCCGCGGATCCGGCATGCGCTCTCCCAGATCGCCGCCGACGGATCGCAGAAGCTGCCCGTGCGCGTCCTGCCGGTCCTGCGCCGCGAGCGTGCCCGCGGGGAGGTTCCGCAGGGCGCCGCGAGGATCCTGGCCGCCTGGGTGTGCCACCTGCGTGGGCTCGGCACGCCGGTCCAGGACGCCGCAGCCGCCCGGGTCCTCCCCCTCGCCCAGGGCCCGCTGCCCGAGGCGGTCCGCGCGGTGCTGGCCTTCCTCGACCCCGAACTGGCCCACGACCAGGCCCTGGTGGACGCCGTCCTGGCCCACGCCGAAGCGGTGGCCACCTGA
- the uxaC gene encoding glucuronate isomerase, which produces MPPLPPALQPHPDRLFPPDPGVRAIARRLYEAVRELPILSPHGHVDPRVLLDDLPFSDPASLLITPDHYVTRLLHASGVPLEELGVGAGPQPQAQARAVWRRLCANWAVFRATPVRYWFESELAEIFGVTERPSAENADRLYDRISERLRDDEFRPRALFRRFGIEVLATTDDPCDDLSAHSALAADPAWTGRVIPTFRPDRYLEAGRSGWAEAVALLGETTGIDTGTHRGYVRALEERRRYFIAHGAVSADHSHLDVRTEPLPLSEAERIHRAALAGGASEAQTTALRRHMLLEMARMSCEDGLVMTLHPAVRRDHHGPTAARFGPDTGHDIPVRAEFTEALRPLLERYGTHPNLHLVLFTLDETVFSREIAPLAGFYPSVYAGAPWWFLDAPDAIRRYRRAVTETAGFSRTSGFIDDTRAFCSIPARHDMSRRLDCGVLAELVAEHRLDEDEAVETAVELVSVNPRKAFRL; this is translated from the coding sequence ATGCCGCCTCTCCCTCCAGCCCTCCAGCCGCACCCGGACCGACTGTTCCCGCCCGACCCCGGTGTCCGGGCCATCGCGCGTCGGCTGTACGAGGCCGTGCGCGAGCTGCCGATCCTCTCCCCGCACGGGCACGTCGACCCGCGCGTGCTCCTCGACGACCTGCCGTTCAGTGACCCGGCGAGTCTGCTCATCACACCGGACCACTACGTCACCCGACTGCTGCACGCCAGCGGCGTCCCCCTGGAGGAGCTCGGCGTCGGCGCCGGCCCCCAGCCGCAGGCGCAGGCACGCGCGGTGTGGCGACGGCTCTGCGCGAACTGGGCGGTCTTCCGGGCCACTCCGGTCCGCTACTGGTTCGAGTCCGAGCTCGCGGAGATCTTCGGCGTCACCGAGCGCCCGAGCGCCGAGAACGCCGACCGGCTCTACGACCGGATCAGCGAGCGACTGCGCGACGACGAGTTCCGTCCGCGCGCCCTCTTCCGCCGGTTCGGGATCGAGGTCCTGGCCACCACCGACGACCCCTGCGACGACCTGTCCGCGCACAGCGCTCTCGCCGCCGACCCGGCCTGGACCGGCCGCGTCATCCCCACCTTCCGCCCCGACCGGTACCTCGAAGCCGGCCGGAGCGGCTGGGCCGAGGCGGTCGCCCTGCTCGGCGAGACCACCGGGATCGACACCGGCACCCATCGGGGCTACGTCCGCGCCCTGGAGGAGCGGCGACGCTACTTCATCGCGCACGGAGCCGTCTCCGCGGACCACAGCCACCTGGACGTACGCACCGAGCCGCTTCCCCTGTCCGAGGCCGAGCGCATCCACCGCGCCGCCCTGGCCGGCGGGGCGAGCGAGGCGCAGACCACGGCGCTGCGCCGCCACATGCTGCTGGAGATGGCCCGGATGTCCTGCGAGGACGGGCTGGTGATGACCCTTCACCCGGCCGTTCGGCGCGACCACCACGGGCCCACCGCCGCCCGCTTCGGCCCGGACACCGGCCACGACATCCCCGTGCGTGCCGAGTTCACCGAGGCCCTGCGCCCGCTGCTCGAACGCTACGGCACCCACCCGAACCTGCACCTGGTCCTGTTCACCCTGGACGAGACCGTGTTCTCCCGTGAGATCGCCCCGCTCGCCGGGTTCTACCCGTCGGTGTACGCGGGTGCGCCGTGGTGGTTCCTCGACGCCCCCGACGCGATCCGCCGCTACCGCCGCGCGGTCACCGAGACCGCCGGCTTCTCCCGCACCTCCGGTTTCATCGACGACACCCGGGCCTTCTGCTCCATCCCCGCCCGCCACGACATGTCCCGCCGACTGGACTGCGGTGTGCTGGCCGAGCTGGTCGCCGAGCACCGGCTCGACGAGGACGAGGCAGTCGAGACCGCGGTCGAGCTGGTCAGCGTCAATCCCCGAAAGGCCTTCCGCCTGTGA
- the larE gene encoding ATP-dependent sacrificial sulfur transferase LarE, whose translation MTNAALAVLTGPDREAADLVGALLRGAAPLGVAFSGGVDSSLLLALAVRALGPEHVVAVLGVSPSLAADERAAAHQVAAHIGARVVEVATREGESSAYRANGPDRCFHCKDELFSRISAEVVQEHGLAAVAYGENADDARRADRPGQRAATAHRVLRPLAEAGLDKAAVRRLARALGLPCADKPAAPCLASRIPHFQEVTPAKLAQVEHAERALRALGFTDSRVRHHGGTARIELPPADLARAVADPLRATLVQAVKDAGFGTVTLDLDGIRSGAFTLSVLGADRG comes from the coding sequence ATGACCAACGCGGCACTCGCCGTTCTCACCGGCCCTGACCGCGAGGCGGCCGACCTGGTCGGCGCGCTACTTCGAGGCGCCGCACCGCTCGGGGTCGCGTTCTCCGGCGGCGTCGACTCCTCGCTCCTGCTGGCCCTCGCCGTCCGAGCCCTCGGCCCTGAACACGTCGTCGCGGTGCTGGGGGTCTCCCCGAGCCTGGCCGCCGACGAACGCGCCGCGGCCCACCAGGTCGCGGCGCACATCGGCGCCAGGGTCGTGGAGGTCGCCACCCGCGAGGGCGAGAGTTCGGCCTACCGGGCCAACGGTCCGGACCGCTGCTTCCACTGCAAGGACGAGCTGTTCAGCAGGATCTCCGCCGAGGTCGTCCAGGAGCACGGTCTCGCGGCGGTCGCGTACGGGGAGAACGCCGACGACGCGCGACGCGCGGACCGGCCCGGCCAGCGCGCGGCGACCGCGCACCGGGTCCTGCGGCCGCTCGCCGAGGCCGGACTGGACAAGGCCGCAGTGCGCCGCCTGGCCCGCGCACTGGGCCTGCCCTGCGCGGACAAGCCTGCCGCGCCCTGCCTGGCCTCGCGGATCCCGCACTTCCAGGAAGTCACTCCGGCCAAGCTCGCCCAGGTCGAGCACGCCGAGCGGGCGCTGCGCGCGCTCGGCTTCACCGACTCCCGGGTCCGGCACCACGGCGGGACCGCCCGCATCGAACTGCCCCCGGCCGACCTCGCCCGCGCCGTCGCCGACCCGCTGCGCGCGACCCTCGTGCAGGCCGTCAAGGACGCCGGATTCGGCACCGTCACGCTCGACCTCGACGGCATCAGGTCCGGCGCCTTCACCCTCTCCGTGCTGGGGGCCGACCGTGGCTGA
- a CDS encoding LacI family DNA-binding transcriptional regulator has translation MDERERPPTIYDVARAAGVAASTVSRAFSRPGRVNGETAQRIREVAAELGYRTNPLARALPTGRTGMIALVISDVTNPFYSEIIRGAQTAAAEAGFLVLLVDAQESDRLEREALDRALPTLEGVILASSRTSDSAIRMVAKQRPVVVLNRAVSDVPSIVADTAHGVQLALDHLVGLGHRSVTYLAGPAASWVDGMRWRSLLDLSAQLPVAVHRVGPCPPTVAGGAKAAQALDPVATSAVIAYNDQTAIGLIRGLQARGVRVPQDLSVVGFDNIFAADLVTPGLTTVAAPLRALGENAVRTLLAVLGGAQPRTAEPAVLPTRLVVRGSTAQRSRKRTSPASGTTRVSGSARSAATSTSEGSR, from the coding sequence ATGGACGAGCGCGAACGCCCGCCGACGATCTACGACGTGGCGCGGGCCGCCGGGGTGGCTGCCTCGACCGTGTCGCGTGCGTTCTCCCGCCCGGGACGGGTCAACGGCGAGACCGCGCAGCGCATCCGGGAGGTGGCCGCCGAACTCGGCTACCGGACGAACCCGCTGGCTCGGGCGCTACCCACCGGACGCACCGGGATGATCGCGCTGGTGATCTCGGACGTCACCAACCCGTTCTACTCCGAGATCATCCGCGGCGCGCAGACCGCGGCTGCGGAGGCCGGGTTTCTGGTGCTGCTCGTGGACGCCCAGGAGTCGGACCGGTTGGAGCGGGAGGCTCTGGACCGCGCGCTGCCGACCCTGGAAGGGGTGATCCTGGCCAGCTCCCGCACCTCCGACTCGGCGATCAGGATGGTGGCCAAGCAGCGTCCGGTGGTCGTGCTCAACCGGGCGGTCAGCGACGTGCCGAGCATCGTCGCCGACACCGCGCACGGAGTCCAGCTGGCCCTGGACCACCTGGTCGGGCTCGGGCACCGCAGCGTGACATACCTCGCCGGCCCGGCGGCGTCCTGGGTGGACGGCATGCGCTGGCGCTCGCTGCTCGACCTGTCGGCCCAACTGCCGGTCGCGGTGCACCGCGTCGGCCCGTGCCCACCGACCGTGGCCGGGGGCGCGAAGGCCGCGCAGGCGCTCGACCCCGTGGCAACCAGCGCGGTGATCGCCTACAACGACCAAACGGCCATCGGTCTGATCCGCGGACTGCAGGCCCGCGGCGTGCGGGTGCCGCAGGATCTCAGCGTGGTGGGCTTCGACAACATCTTCGCCGCCGACCTGGTGACGCCCGGACTGACGACGGTCGCGGCGCCGCTGCGGGCGCTGGGCGAGAACGCCGTGCGCACGCTGCTCGCGGTGCTCGGGGGCGCGCAGCCGCGTACCGCCGAACCCGCGGTGCTCCCGACGCGTCTGGTGGTGCGCGGCTCGACCGCTCAGCGCAGCCGGAAGAGGACCTCCCCCGCGTCGGGCACGACCAGGGTGTCCGGATCGGCCCGCAGCGCCGCCACATCCACCTCGGAGGGGTCCAGGTAG
- a CDS encoding gluconokinase — protein MTAPARTAPPSEVVIGLDVGTTAVKAVAFGVGTAWRHTGEVEYPLLQPAPGHQVQDQAVIGSAVTAALAECAARTRGSRVLAVSVSAAMHGLIGLGRDMQPLTPLVTWADSRASAQARQLHESGCAADLHRTSGAPVHPMTPLTKLMWFRQEAPELFSRVRWWIGLKDHVLHLLTGALVTELSSASGTGLLDMSARDWSAPALDLAGITAEHLPRILPSTAVLELSAAAAASTGLPAGTPVVAGAADGPLANLGTGAIAPGTVALSLGTSGAVRTVVREPFADPHGRLFCYALTETAWVVGGAISNGGVVMRWAGDVFGRDLHDDRPNDALLLDLASRAPAGSDGLIMLPYLLAERAPLWDPQLRGAFLGVRHLHTREHFVRAAMEGVALQLSAIVADLDRLGPVTSVQLTGGAFRSALWRTVIAATLDRPAYATGDAEGSALGAAVLGLHALGRTGEIGAGLTLLGAAGEVGEPIRVAPADVRAYRRNRDGLAALLGSYRSAASLFS, from the coding sequence ATGACCGCGCCGGCCCGGACGGCTCCACCCTCCGAGGTCGTCATCGGCCTCGACGTCGGCACCACCGCGGTCAAGGCCGTCGCCTTCGGCGTCGGCACCGCCTGGCGGCACACCGGCGAGGTCGAGTACCCGCTCCTCCAGCCCGCCCCCGGTCACCAGGTCCAGGACCAGGCGGTCATCGGTTCCGCCGTCACCGCCGCACTCGCCGAGTGCGCCGCCCGGACGCGGGGGTCCCGCGTGCTCGCCGTTTCGGTCAGCGCCGCGATGCACGGTCTGATCGGCCTCGGCCGGGACATGCAACCGCTCACTCCCCTGGTCACCTGGGCTGACAGCCGGGCGTCGGCCCAAGCCCGTCAACTGCACGAGAGCGGGTGCGCCGCCGATCTGCACCGCACCTCCGGCGCACCGGTCCATCCGATGACACCACTCACCAAGCTGATGTGGTTCCGGCAGGAGGCACCCGAGCTGTTCAGCCGGGTTCGCTGGTGGATCGGCCTCAAGGACCACGTTCTGCACCTGCTCACCGGAGCCCTGGTCACCGAACTGTCGTCCGCCTCCGGTACGGGTCTGCTCGACATGTCCGCCCGCGACTGGAGCGCCCCAGCGCTGGACCTGGCCGGCATCACCGCAGAGCACCTGCCGCGGATCCTTCCCAGCACCGCCGTGCTTGAGCTGAGCGCGGCAGCCGCAGCCTCGACCGGCCTGCCCGCCGGCACCCCCGTCGTGGCAGGCGCGGCCGACGGGCCGCTGGCCAACCTCGGTACCGGGGCGATCGCCCCTGGCACGGTCGCGCTGTCCCTGGGCACCAGCGGCGCCGTGCGCACCGTCGTCCGCGAGCCCTTCGCCGACCCCCACGGCCGGCTGTTCTGCTACGCGCTCACGGAGACTGCCTGGGTGGTCGGCGGCGCCATCAGCAACGGCGGTGTAGTGATGCGTTGGGCCGGCGACGTCTTCGGCCGGGACCTGCACGACGACAGACCGAATGACGCCTTGCTGCTCGACCTGGCATCCCGTGCCCCAGCGGGGAGCGACGGCCTGATCATGCTGCCCTACCTGCTCGCCGAGCGGGCGCCGCTGTGGGATCCGCAGCTGCGCGGTGCCTTTCTCGGCGTTCGACACCTCCACACCCGCGAGCACTTCGTCAGGGCCGCGATGGAGGGCGTCGCCCTGCAGCTGTCAGCCATCGTCGCCGACCTCGACCGGCTGGGACCGGTGACATCGGTTCAGCTCACCGGCGGCGCTTTTCGCTCCGCGCTCTGGCGCACCGTAATAGCCGCCACCCTGGATCGCCCTGCCTACGCCACGGGCGACGCCGAAGGCTCGGCGCTCGGCGCCGCCGTGCTCGGTCTCCATGCGCTCGGGCGCACCGGCGAAATCGGGGCGGGCCTGACGCTGCTGGGCGCAGCCGGCGAAGTCGGCGAACCGATCCGTGTCGCACCGGCAGACGTCCGGGCCTACCGGAGAAACCGCGACGGCTTGGCAGCGCTCCTCGGCTCCTACCGAAGTGCGGCGAGCCTCTTCTCCTAG
- a CDS encoding DeoR/GlpR family DNA-binding transcription regulator, protein MLTQQRRDLIAAQLSRYGRVRTGELCRRWSVSAMTVRRDLSVLESQGLAHRVHGGAIRVTAWPEPGPAQRDHGSITGQCCEDDGAEVEVACAQRAMAATVAATVQPGATVALTGGPAAEALAAELARHEMITVVTNSLRVASVLSAGQRARTAAMHRQDLPDRQPHPLTDRRGGPTVILTSGHQTPSGLLVGPLAVSATESMNVETFFTDCTGLDADTGPTVGDLADAEVRRRFVRSADRTVLLATPEVFGVRALAAFGRLSDVDTLVTTRTAVSGAARDTVLRATADVLLTSTCAGRR, encoded by the coding sequence ATGCTCACCCAGCAGCGAAGGGATTTGATCGCGGCTCAACTGAGCCGCTACGGCAGAGTGCGCACCGGCGAGCTCTGCCGGCGTTGGTCGGTCTCCGCGATGACCGTACGGCGAGACCTGTCCGTACTGGAGAGCCAGGGGCTCGCACACCGGGTGCACGGCGGAGCGATCCGCGTCACCGCATGGCCCGAACCGGGCCCGGCGCAGCGCGACCACGGCAGCATCACCGGGCAGTGCTGCGAAGACGACGGTGCCGAAGTCGAGGTGGCCTGCGCACAGCGAGCCATGGCGGCAACGGTAGCCGCCACCGTCCAGCCGGGCGCGACTGTCGCACTCACCGGCGGACCAGCGGCAGAGGCGCTGGCAGCGGAACTGGCACGTCACGAGATGATCACCGTGGTGACGAACTCCCTGCGCGTCGCCTCGGTGCTGTCAGCCGGGCAACGCGCCCGCACGGCTGCGATGCACCGTCAGGATCTGCCGGACCGTCAGCCGCACCCGCTCACCGACAGGCGCGGCGGCCCCACCGTCATACTCACCAGCGGGCACCAGACGCCGAGCGGTCTGCTGGTCGGGCCGCTTGCCGTGTCCGCAACCGAGTCGATGAACGTCGAGACGTTCTTCACCGACTGCACGGGCCTCGACGCGGACACCGGCCCGACCGTTGGTGACCTGGCCGACGCGGAGGTGCGGCGCCGGTTCGTCCGCTCGGCCGACCGTACCGTGCTCCTGGCCACGCCCGAGGTGTTCGGCGTCCGCGCACTGGCCGCCTTCGGCCGGCTCTCCGACGTGGACACCCTGGTGACGACGCGCACCGCGGTCAGCGGCGCGGCTCGGGACACGGTGCTCCGCGCCACTGCCGACGTGCTGCTGACCAGCACGTGTGCCGGCCGTCGTTAG
- a CDS encoding MMPL family transporter yields the protein MAAYLYRLGRLAFRRRWPFTLLWVAVLAAVGAGAVLAPAGPDDGFSMPGTESQKALDLMQQRFPGGDTNGAVARIVFVAPNGQQITASQNEAVVEKVVAEVAGGPQVASAVSPYQAHTVSKDATTAYTSVTYRVQSKDLTDDTKKTLEDAVQHGRDAGLTVELGGSALSTQPAAGGATEGIGIAIAAVVLLITFGSMAAAGLPLLTAMVSVGLGTAAIMALGSTLGLSMTTSSLASMLGLAVGIDYAVLIISRFREERAKGHAPQEAAGRAVGTAGSSVLFAGLTVIIGLAGLSVVGIPMLTKMGLAAAGTVGVTVLVALTLVPALLGFFPRAVLPRAQRRGVRRVRADQPNGGTRWARFVLRRPLPVLLLGVVGLGVVATPVTGLHLGITGDESKPTSTTERRAYDDLATGFGPGFNGPLTIVVDAKGATDAKAAVSSIAEKIGNTPGVVSVSPPRFDQTGDTAVLSAVPATAPTDSRTTDLIHTIRAERPSITTGTGATFAVTGSTAINIDSAQKVQDALVPYLAVVVGLAFLLLLLVFRSVLVPLKAALGFLLSVLAALGAVVAVFQWGWLSGLLGVHQTGPIMTLMPIFMVGIIFGLAMDYEVFLVSRIREAYVHGERAGQAVVSGLRTSTRVVVAAALIMIAVFSGFIGTDQAMIKMVGFGMAAAVLFDAFVVRMAIVPAALALLGNRAWWMPRWLDRALPRVDIEGEALDRSVPSHYEVPAPIPLPVR from the coding sequence ATGGCTGCTTACCTCTATCGACTGGGCCGCCTGGCCTTCCGGCGGCGATGGCCGTTCACCCTGCTGTGGGTCGCGGTGCTGGCCGCCGTCGGTGCGGGGGCGGTACTGGCGCCCGCCGGGCCGGACGACGGGTTCTCGATGCCCGGCACCGAGTCCCAGAAGGCGCTCGACCTGATGCAGCAGCGCTTTCCGGGTGGCGACACGAACGGCGCGGTGGCCCGGATCGTGTTCGTGGCCCCGAACGGTCAGCAGATCACCGCGAGCCAAAACGAGGCCGTCGTCGAGAAGGTCGTGGCGGAGGTGGCCGGCGGGCCGCAGGTCGCCAGTGCCGTCAGCCCCTACCAGGCCCACACAGTGAGCAAGGACGCGACGACGGCGTACACGAGCGTCACGTACCGGGTCCAGTCCAAGGACCTGACCGATGACACCAAGAAGACCCTCGAAGACGCGGTCCAGCACGGTCGCGACGCCGGGCTGACGGTCGAGCTGGGCGGCTCCGCACTGTCCACCCAACCCGCCGCCGGTGGGGCGACCGAAGGCATCGGCATCGCCATCGCCGCCGTGGTACTTCTGATCACCTTCGGCTCGATGGCCGCTGCCGGGCTCCCGCTGCTCACCGCGATGGTGAGCGTCGGCCTCGGGACTGCCGCGATCATGGCCCTGGGCAGCACACTGGGCCTGTCCATGACCACCAGCAGCCTGGCCTCGATGCTCGGCCTGGCGGTGGGCATCGACTACGCGGTGCTGATCATCTCCCGCTTCCGCGAGGAACGCGCCAAGGGTCACGCACCGCAGGAGGCCGCCGGACGCGCCGTCGGAACCGCCGGGTCGTCCGTGCTGTTCGCCGGCCTGACTGTGATCATCGGCCTGGCCGGACTGTCGGTCGTGGGCATCCCCATGCTGACCAAGATGGGCCTGGCGGCCGCCGGAACGGTCGGTGTCACCGTCCTGGTCGCGCTCACCCTGGTGCCGGCCCTGCTCGGCTTCTTCCCGCGTGCCGTGCTGCCCCGAGCCCAGCGCCGGGGAGTGCGCAGGGTTCGCGCCGACCAGCCCAACGGCGGCACCCGCTGGGCGCGCTTCGTGCTGCGCCGCCCGCTGCCGGTGCTACTGCTCGGTGTGGTGGGCCTGGGTGTCGTCGCCACACCCGTCACCGGCCTGCACCTGGGCATCACCGGGGACGAGTCGAAGCCCACGTCCACCACCGAGCGCCGGGCCTATGACGATCTGGCGACGGGTTTCGGTCCCGGCTTCAACGGCCCGCTGACCATCGTCGTCGACGCCAAGGGCGCGACCGATGCCAAGGCCGCGGTGAGCTCGATCGCCGAGAAGATCGGAAACACACCCGGGGTCGTCTCCGTGTCCCCGCCCCGCTTCGACCAGACCGGGGACACGGCCGTGCTGTCCGCCGTCCCGGCGACCGCCCCCACCGACAGCAGGACCACGGACCTGATCCACACCATCCGCGCCGAACGCCCGTCGATCACCACCGGCACCGGGGCGACCTTCGCAGTCACCGGCTCCACGGCGATCAACATCGACAGCGCCCAGAAGGTCCAGGACGCGCTCGTCCCCTACCTCGCCGTCGTGGTGGGCCTGGCCTTCCTGCTCCTGCTCCTGGTGTTCCGCTCGGTGCTGGTGCCGCTCAAGGCGGCCCTCGGCTTCCTGCTGTCCGTGCTCGCCGCACTCGGCGCGGTGGTCGCGGTCTTCCAGTGGGGCTGGCTGTCCGGCCTGCTCGGTGTCCACCAGACCGGACCGATCATGACCCTCATGCCGATCTTCATGGTGGGCATCATCTTCGGCCTCGCCATGGACTACGAGGTCTTCCTCGTCTCGCGGATCCGCGAGGCCTACGTCCACGGCGAACGGGCCGGCCAGGCCGTCGTGTCCGGCCTGCGCACCAGCACTCGGGTCGTGGTCGCCGCCGCACTGATCATGATCGCGGTCTTCTCCGGCTTCATCGGCACCGACCAGGCCATGATCAAGATGGTCGGGTTCGGCATGGCAGCCGCTGTGCTCTTCGACGCCTTCGTCGTCCGGATGGCAATCGTCCCGGCCGCGCTGGCCCTCCTCGGCAACCGAGCCTGGTGGATGCCCCGCTGGCTCGACCGGGCACTCCCGCGCGTCGACATCGAGGGAGAGGCCCTCGACCGCAGCGTCCCGAGCCACTACGAGGTCCCCGCTCCGATCCCTCTGCCCGTGCGCTAG
- a CDS encoding lactate racemase domain-containing protein, whose protein sequence is MSLFGDAAAEDFATVTRRAAQIGGPEAVLGADEVSAFVAEQLAGADLDGRSVCVVVPDGTRSCPLPLLLSAVHRALTGRVRKLTVLIALGTHAAMGGRELAAHLGCAEGELAERYPGMVVLNHAWWEPETFASLGTIPADRVAELSGGLLRQDVDVRLNRAVVEHDAVLVVGPVFPHEVVGFSGGNKYFFPGVAGADIIDLSHWLGALITSSEIIGTLGITPVRALINEAAALIPSRRLALCVVAQSGTGALHAVSFGTPEDAWAAAARVSAQTHVRYLDAPVRRVLSIMPTKYQDMWTAAKGFYKLEPVVADGGEVILYAPHVREISAMHPEIERIGYHCRDYFTKQWDRFKHLHWGVLAHSTHLRGTGTWDEQLGERLRVTVTLATGIPEETVRAANLNYLDPSEVDVAALRADPDTLVVPDAGEVLFRLR, encoded by the coding sequence ATGAGCCTGTTTGGAGATGCTGCGGCGGAGGACTTCGCCACTGTGACCCGTCGCGCGGCACAGATCGGTGGGCCGGAGGCGGTCCTCGGTGCGGACGAGGTGTCCGCGTTCGTCGCCGAGCAACTCGCCGGCGCCGACCTGGACGGCCGCAGTGTGTGCGTCGTCGTCCCCGACGGCACCCGCAGCTGTCCGCTGCCGCTGCTGCTGTCGGCGGTGCACCGCGCCTTGACCGGCCGGGTGCGGAAGCTGACCGTGCTGATCGCCCTCGGCACCCACGCCGCCATGGGCGGGCGCGAGCTGGCCGCCCATCTGGGCTGCGCCGAGGGTGAGTTGGCGGAACGCTATCCGGGCATGGTGGTGCTCAACCACGCGTGGTGGGAGCCGGAGACCTTCGCCTCGCTGGGCACGATCCCGGCGGACCGCGTCGCCGAGCTGTCCGGCGGTCTGCTCCGCCAGGACGTCGACGTGCGGCTGAACCGGGCCGTGGTGGAGCACGATGCGGTCCTCGTGGTGGGGCCGGTGTTCCCGCACGAGGTGGTCGGTTTCTCCGGCGGCAACAAGTACTTCTTCCCGGGGGTCGCCGGGGCCGACATCATCGACCTGTCGCACTGGCTCGGCGCGCTGATCACCAGCTCGGAGATCATCGGGACCCTCGGCATCACCCCGGTCCGGGCGCTGATCAACGAGGCGGCGGCGCTGATCCCCAGCCGCCGGCTGGCGCTGTGCGTGGTCGCCCAGTCCGGCACCGGCGCGCTGCACGCCGTCTCCTTCGGGACACCGGAGGACGCATGGGCGGCAGCGGCCCGGGTGTCGGCGCAGACCCACGTCCGCTACCTCGACGCCCCGGTCCGCCGGGTGCTCTCGATCATGCCGACGAAGTACCAGGACATGTGGACCGCCGCCAAGGGCTTCTACAAGCTGGAGCCGGTGGTGGCGGACGGCGGCGAGGTCATCCTCTACGCGCCGCACGTGCGCGAGATCTCGGCGATGCACCCGGAGATCGAGCGGATCGGCTACCACTGCCGCGACTACTTCACCAAGCAGTGGGACCGGTTCAAGCACCTGCACTGGGGCGTCCTGGCACACTCGACGCACCTGCGCGGCACCGGAACCTGGGACGAGCAACTGGGCGAGCGGCTCCGAGTCACCGTCACCCTCGCCACCGGGATCCCCGAGGAGACCGTGCGGGCGGCGAACCTGAACTACCTGGACCCCTCCGAGGTGGATGTGGCGGCGCTGCGGGCCGATCCGGACACCCTGGTCGTGCCCGACGCGGGGGAGGTCCTCTTCCGGCTGCGCTGA